The Tripterygium wilfordii isolate XIE 37 chromosome 5, ASM1340144v1, whole genome shotgun sequence genome window below encodes:
- the LOC119998233 gene encoding alpha-galactosidase 1-like: MERNSSFSVHISLVVILLVMGVGDALSPLSSKYNYLEEQSRRNLLSNGLGMTPPMGWNSWNHFNCKINEKIIKKTADAIVSTGLSKLGYNYVNIDDCWAEIYRDEKGNLIPKKSTFPSGMKALADYVHSKGLKLGIYSDAGYFTCAKTMPGSLGHEEQDASTFASWGIDYLKYDNCNNDGTKPTVRYPVMTRALMKAGRPIFFSLCEWGDLHPALWGAKVGNSWRTTNDISDTWESMVSRADMNEVYAELARPGGWNDPDMLEVGNGGMTKDEYIVHFSIWAISKAPLLLGCDVSNITKETMDIVANKEVIAVNQDSLGIQAKKVRMEGDLEVWAGPLTGYRVALLLVNRGPGRNTITAEWDDIGIPPKSVVEARDLWEHKTLETQFVDNLTATVDSHACKMYILKPIS, from the exons ATGGAGAGAAATAGTAGTTTTAGTGTTCATATTTCACTGGTGGTGATTTTGTTGGTGATGGGTGTTGGTGATGCATTATCACCATTATCAAGCAAGTACAATTACTTGGAAGAGCAATCCAGGAGGAATCTGCTGTCTAATGGTCTTGGGATGACACCTCCCATGGG GTGGAACAGTTGGAATCATTTTAATTGCAAAATTAATGAGaaaatcatcaaaaagactG CGGATGCTATTGTTTCCACTGGTCTTTCCAAACTCGGATACAACTATGTTAATATAG aTGATTGCTGGGCCGAGATTTATCGTGATGAAAag GGCAATCTAATACCAAAGAAGTCGACGTTTCCATCTGGAATGAAAGCTTTGGCAGACTATGTTCATAGCAAGGGCCTTAAGCTTGGAATTTATTCTGATGCAGG GTATTTCACTTGTGCCAAAACGATGCCTGGTTCACTTGGTCATGAAGAACAAGATGCAAGCACTTTTGCTTCATGG GGTATTGATTACTTGAAGTATGATAACTGTAACAATGATGGAACCAAGCCAACTGTTAG ATATCCAGTCATGACCCGAGCTTTGATGAAGGCAGGACGACCAATCTTCTTCTCACTTTGTGAATG GGGAGATCTGCACCCTGCTTTGTGGGGTGCTAAGGTAGGAAACAGCTGGAGAACAACCAATGACATTTCTGATACATGGGAAAG TATGGTCTCTAGAGCAGACATGAATGAGGTTTATGCTGAGCTTGCAAGGCCCGGTGGTTGGAACG ATCCTGATATGCTTGAGGTGGGAAATGGCGGAATGACGAAAGATGAATACATTGTACACTTTAGTATCTGGGCCATTTCCAAG GCTCCTCTTCTCCTCGGTTGTGATGTGAGTAACATTACAAAAGAGACAATGGATATTGTCGCCAATAAAGAGGTTATTGCTGTTAATCAAG ATTCACTTGGCATTCAAGCTAAGAAGGTTAGAATGGAAGGAGATCTTGAG GTCTGGGCAGGGCCTCTTACAGGCTATAGAGTAGCTCTCCTCCTTGTGAACCGAGGTCCTGGGCGTAACACCATTACAGCTGAATGGGATGACATTGGTATTCCGCCCAAAAGCGTCGTGGAAGCAAGAGATCTTTGGGag CACAAGACACTGGAGACACAGTTTGTGGATAACCTGACGGCCACCGTTGATTCTCATGCCTGCAAAATGTACATCTTGAAACCTATTTCGTAG
- the LOC119998307 gene encoding lipoyl synthase, chloroplastic: MINQSLTISNPSISFAVPKSPLRKTIRCESSPNIVNVSSSSKPLPAAGELMESGEKKVPYPGGMGPFTGRDPNVKKPAWLRQKAPQGHKFQEVKDSLSHLKLNTVCEEAQCPNIGECWNGGGDGIATATIMLLGDTCTRGCRFCAVKTSRNPGPPDPMEPQNTATAIASWGVDYIVLTSVDRDDLPDGGSGHFAQTVKAMKELKPEIMVECLTSDFRGDLKAVETLVHSGLDVFAHNVETVKRLQRIVRDPRAGYEQSLSVLKHAKVSKVGMITKTSIMLGLGETDDELKEAMADLRAIDVDILTLGQYLQPTPLHLTVKEYVTPEKFVFWKEYGESIGFRYVASGPLVRSSYRAGELFVQTMVKERANTASPL, from the exons ATGATTAACCAATCTCTTACAATTTCAAATCCTTCGATTTCATTCGCAGTCCCCAAATCTCCCCTGAGAAAAACGATACGATGTGAATCGTCCCCGAATATCGTCAATGTGTCGTCGTCGTCGAAGCCGTTACCGGCGGCCGGGGAACTGATGGAGTCGGGAGAGAAGAAGGTGCCTTATCCGGGAGGAATGGGTCCGTTCACAGGCAGAGATCCCAACGTGAAGAAGCCTGCGTGGCTAAGGCAGAAAGCGCCTCAGGGACACAAGTTTCAGGAGGTCAAGGACTCTCTCTCGCACCTGAAACTCAACACCGTCTGCGAGGAAGCACAGTGCCCCAACATAGGAGAG TGTTGGAATGGAGGCGGCGATGGTATTGCGACTGCGACGATCATGCTTCTGGGGGATACTTGTACTCGCGGTTGTAGATTTTGTGCTGTCAAAACCAGCAGAAACCCTGGACCACCTGACCCAATGGAACCCCAAAACACTGCTACGGCCATTGCAAGTTGGGG GGTAGATTATATTGTTCTGACGAGTGTAGATCGTGATGATCTACCTGATGGTGGAAGTGGACATTTTGCTCAGACTGTCAAAGCTATGAAG GAGCTCAAGCCTGAGATAATGGTAGAGTGTTTAACTTCCGATTTTCGAGGTGATTTAAAGGCTGTAGAAACTTTGGTACACTCAGGATTAGATGTCTTTGCTCACAATGTTGAAACTGTGAAGCGACTCCAGCGAATTGTCAGAGATCCTCGGGCTGG GTACGAACAAAGTTTATCTGTTCTAAAACATGCTAAGGTCAGCAAGGTGGGGATGATAACAAAAACTTCTATAATGTTGGGCCTAGGAGAAACCGACGATGAGTTGAAGGAAGCCATGGCCGATTTAAGGGCCATAGATGTTGACATTCTGACGCTGGGACAATATCTTCAG CCAACTCCATTACATTTGACTGTCAAGGAGTACGTTACCCCTGAGAAATTCGTCTTCTGGAAGGAGTACGGAGAGTCTATTGGATTTCGATATGTCGCCAGTGGTCCCCTG GTTCGTTCCTCATACAGGGCAGGGGAGCTATTTGTTCAAACAATGGTAAAAGAAAGGGCAAACACAGCATCTCCGTTGTAG
- the LOC119998994 gene encoding translation initiation factor eIF-2B subunit delta-like, which yields MDPRRAPRSVIDPKVRRVGFFTGTGQMLPSSAPFADLSSSPSVGKSLSPVMIPPPRHPSDTLSSSPVRRSSMAAAAVDSLAVGSYNASELLPGTSPSGRARNPELSDDLGASPGRSKRSPAFASSSVPASGLTTVSVVNLHPEKAVSASVEVQLDRTTTSKSLKERTSKAERRALQEAQRAAKAKGSKAPTTASGVVTSANVKSAKPSKIVSQKNDSGPVATPEKKGIDRPSEKDRKKDVPHPRMQYDDTSRVEKAKKRAVVKQTEARNRVELFRHLPQYELGTQLPDLEAKFFQLEPMHPAVCKVGLQYLSGDICGGNARCVAMLQAFQEVIKDYSTPSEKTLSRDLTAKVSCYVSFFIQCRPLSISMGNAIRFLKNSIAKLPLTLSESESKASLHLDIERFINEKIILADKVIVKHAVTKINDGDVLLTYGLSSAVEMLLLHAHELGKQFRVVVVDSRPKLEGKLLLRRLVGRGLSCTYTHINAVSYIMHEVTRVFLGAASVLTNGTVFSRVGTASIAMVADAFRVPVLVCCEAYKFHERVQLDSICSNELGDPDAISKVYGSRDINVLDHWANSENLQLLNLMYDAMPSDYVSMIITDYGMVPSTSVPVIVREYRGEHIWM from the exons ATGGACCCGCGACGCGCCCCGCGCTCCGTCATCGACCCGAAGGTCCGGCGAGTCGGGTTCTTTACTGGCACCGGCCAAATGCTCCCCTCCTCTGCTCCCTTCGCCGATCTTTCCTCATCCCCATCGGTCGGGAAGTCCCTTTCTCCTGTCATGATTCCGCCGCCCCGCCACCCGTCCGACACCCTTTCGTCCTCCCCTGTCAGGCGATCTTCGATGGCTGCTGCCGCCGTGGACTCGTTGGCTGTGGGCAGTTATAATGCTTCCGAATTACTCCCGGGCACCTCCCCCTCTGGGAGAGCCCGAAACCCGGAGCTTTCGGATGACCTAGGGGCGTCACCTGGCCGATCAAAGAGATCCCCAGCTTTTGCTTCGAGTAGTGTTCCAGCAAGTGGGTTGACTACCGTTTCAGTGGTGAACTTGCATCCTG AAAAGGCTGTCAGTGCATCAGTTGAAGTGCAGCTTGACCGAACCACAACTTCAAAGTCCTTGAAAGAGAGGACCTCTAAAGCTGAGAGGCGGGCGCTTCAGGAGGCTCAACGAGCTGCAAAAG CTAAGGGGAGCAAGGCACCCACTACTGCGTCTGGTGTGGTGACTTCAGCCAATGTAAAGTCAGCTAAACCCTCAAAGATCGTTTCCCAGAAGAATGACAGTGGCCCAGTTGCTACTCCTGAGAAGAAGGGAATTGATCGCCCCTCTGAAAAAGATAGAAAGAAAGATGTACCTCATCCACGCATGCAATATGACGATACAAGTCGGGTAGAAAAGGCAAAAAAGCGTGCTGTTGTAAAACAAACTGAAGCTAGGAACAGAGTAGAATTGTTCAGGCATTTGCCTCAGTATGAGCTAGGAACACAGCTTCCTGATCTCGAAGCAAAGTTCTTCCAGCTTGAGCCCATGCATCCAGCTGTCTGCAAG GTTGGACTACAGTATCTGTCAGGAGATATATGTGGTGGCAATGCTCGTTGTGTTGCAATGCTGCAAGCATTCCAAGAGGTTATTAAAGACTACTCCACTCCTTCAGAAAAGACACTTTCCAGAGACTTAACTGCAAAAGTTAGTTGTtatgtttctttctttattcAGTGTCGGCCACTTTCAATCAGCATGGGGAATGCAATTAGGTTTTTGAAGAATAGCATTGCGAAGTTACCCTTGACTCTATCTGAATCAGAATCGAAAGCTTCTCTTCATTTGGATATTGAACGTTTTATAAATGAGAAGATCATACTTGCAGATAAGGTGATAGTCAAACATGCTGTCACAAAGATCAATGATGGTGATGTGCTGCTTACATATGGGTTATCCTCGGCTGTTGAAATGTTACTATTGCACGCCCATGAGCTCGGCAAACAGTTTCGTGTTGTGGTGGTGGACTCTCGTCCAAAGCTTGAAGGGAAACTTTTACTTCGTAGGTTGGTTGGAAGAGGTCTTAGCTGTACTTATACTCATATAAATGCTGTCTCTTACATCATGCACGAGGTTACTCGTGTTTTTCTTGGTGCTGCATCCGTATTGACTAATGGGACAGTCTTCTCAAGAGTTGGGACTGCAAGCATTGCTATGGTTGCCGATGCATTCCGTGTCCCAGTCTTAGTCTGTTGTGAAGCGTATAAGTTTCACGAAAGGGTACAGCTTGATTCAATATGCTCCAATGAGCTTG GTGATCCAGATGCCATTTCAAAGGTTTATGGTAGCCGGGATATCAATGTCTTGGATCATTGGGCCAACAGTGAAAATCTGCAGCTTCTGAATCTCAT GTACGACGCAATGCCTTCGGATTATGTTTCAATGATTATTACAGATTACGGCATG
- the LOC119998178 gene encoding ferredoxin-thioredoxin reductase, variable chain, chloroplastic-like, translating into MIMSATAAALASVPSAIKGVNTATSAFDVSSRSSLPFPVVVSLPLHSSLKKPDVARRRSTSRIISRQVALNSSNSTVDHDISPSSSPPPQPEEDEEASRARIGARVRVNGPLKVYHVPKVPEMDLTGMEGNLKQYVGLWKGKRISANLPYKVEFFTEIEGRGRVKFFAHLKEDEFDYID; encoded by the coding sequence ATGATTATGTCGGCCACGGCGGCTGCCTTAGCCTCCGTCCCTTCAGCTATTAAGGGCGTCAACACCGCTACTTCAGCCTTCGATGTTTCATCCAGATCTTCTCTACCATTCCCGGTAGTGGTTTCACTCCCTCTTCATTCTAGCTTAAAGAAACCGGATGTGGCGAGGAGGAGGAGCACGAGTAGGATCATTTCCCGTCAGGTGGCGTTGAATTCCAGCAATTCGACCGTGGATCATGATATCTCACCGTCATCGTCGCCACCACCGCAACCGGAAGAGGATGAAGAGGCAAGTCGGGCAAGGATTGGAGCTAGGGTTAGAGTGAATGGTCCGCTGAAGGTTTATCACGTTCCAAAAGTTCCGGAGATGGATCTGACGGGAATGGAAGGGAATCTCAAGCAGTACGTTGGGTTGTGGAAGGGGAAGCGTATCTCCGCCAATTTACCATACAAGGTGGAGTTTTTTACAGAAATTGAAGGGCGTGGTCGTGTCAAGTTCTTTGCCCATCTCAAGGAGGATGAGTTTGATTACATTGATTAA